CatcctgggatggtggaaggtgtccctgcctatggaaAGAGGGTTGGACAagaaggtgccttccaactcaATCCCTTCTTGGATTCTCTGGGAAACCCCGCAGGACATCAGTTTCCTGGGGCAtttgggctgtgctctgggaggTGAGTGAAGGTCTGGGGTCCTGGGGTGCAGCCCTTCTCTGCTGTCTCCTCACAGGTTCACCAGCACACTGGCCACCAACGACCCACTGCAGACCCTCTTCCAGCTGATGTCAGGGAGGATCCCTCAGGCAGCTCTGGTCCGTGAGCAAGAGGCTGGCCCTGGCATGTGCTcccctgtgctgtcacctgCCTGTGACACCCACCTTTGGTGACCATCTCTGCTCACCTCTGCtgtcctcctgtccctccagtgCTGCGGGGATGCCACGTGGGGGGACTGGAGGCCCCACCTGGCTGTGATGCTGTCCAACAAGGCTGCAGACACGGAGCTGAACCACCGAGCCATTGTCACCATGGGGGACACTCTGGGTGAGCTGGGATCAGTGGGGGCAGCCACAACAGGAGTGGGTGGGCACTGCAGAGTCACCGTGCATGTCCACACTGAGATGGTTGTGCCTGCaaccctggagctgcagtgcctgtgaGGTGGAAGGGGTGAGGTGCCAATGGATCCTCAGGTGAATTGGGCCCAGGCACATCATTAGATGCTCTTGTGGAGACAGCTGGAGCAGTTGGCCCAGAGAAGTGTAGGTAACTGCAGGGACTGAGCCTTGCTCCCTGTGATGGGATTTTATGCACCCTGCAAGAGTTGGAGCTGGCCTTGCTCAGGCTCACCCAGCTCTACCATTGAACAGAAACCCCCtgaaacaaaaagcagcaaCTGGAGAAAACAGACAAGCAACAGGGACAAGGGAGGGATCAGGGTCTGCATGGCCAGGAAAGTGAGGCAGTTTGGTTTGCATTTTATGGGTGAGCTTGAGGGCCTCCAAAGCAAAGCTGACCATGTGGTGATGTCTCAGACTAATTGTTTGTCTTTTTCCATGCAGCCAGCAAGGGAGCAGTGGAAGCAGCTCATTTCTGCTACCTGATGGCAGATGTTCCCTTTGGTTACTTTGGAGCAAAGGCAGATCGCatggccctgctgggcagcagccaccGGTGAGCAAGCACTGCAGGCTGGCATTCTTGCCAGAGTCACCTGCCCCACgttttccccatccctgggctctCACTCTGATGCAGAAGCAATCCCTGGTCGGGGCTTTTCCCGCTGCTGATGTGCGCTCTGTGTGGGGCTGTTTGGGaggagccctgctcctgcccgcTGAGCCCGCCCCCCTCCCCGCAGCCAGGCGTTCTCCCAGTTCGCCCGGACGGAGGCCATCCAGAGGATGGAAATCTTCGAGTACTGCCAGCAGCTGCGACAGCCCGAGTCCTTCCTGCTCCCCTTCCAGGTAGTGCATGTGCTCAACTGCATCTCGTGCAGAGCTCAGATTGCCCCAAAACATCTCCCTGAAGCCTGGAATTCAAGCTGTTCCTGAGGCTAGTCCCCTTACTGGGCTTTGGGAATGATGGGGAGGTTGCCTTGGCCAAGGGACTCATTCAGGGCAAGTTTTGGGGTGCACAGTGTGTCTGGTCAGTGCTTGCTCAGCTCTCATTGCCTTCCTGCTCTCTGGATAATAGCTGAGAATTTCCTATTGCAAAGCAGCACCCAGCTCTTGCTGCCTTGGGGTGgacacatccctggaagtgtccaaggccaggctggatggagcttggagcaacctggtccagtgggaggtgtccctggccatgtcagggggctggaactagatgagctccgatgtcccttccaacccaaaccattctaggattctatgaAGTTCAAGGAGAGGGGGGCTGGATGCCTCCATGGGGAGGGGTGGAAGTTGCCCAAAGTTGCAGGTGACCTCTGGGTGCAGGATCCAGGGCAGAGGATTCTATGAAGCTCCCTGGTTCAAGGAGAGGGGGCTGGACGCCTCCATGGGGATGGGTGGAAGCGACCTCTGGGTGCAGGATCCACGATTCTATGAAGTTCCCTGGCTCAAGGAGAGGGAGCTGGATGCTCCATGGGGATGGGTGGAAGTGACCTCTGGGTGCAGGATCCACGATTCTATGAAGTTCCCTGGCTCAaggagagggagctggaggCCTCCTTGGGGATGGATGGAAGTTGCAGGTGACCTCTGGGTGCGCGATCCAGGGCGCTCTGTGCCACGCTGGGGCGATGTGCCTGGCgcagggcacccacagccctgtccatctccctgctcccacccctggctgctctgcctccctcccccaAGGTGTACAAGCTGCTCTACGCCTCCCGCCTGGCTGACCACGGGCTGccagcccaggccctgcagtACTGCGAGCTCGTGGCCACCGCGCTCCTGCGCCGCGACCCCGCCGCGCACCCCGTCCTGGCACGGCAGGTGGTGAGGGTGAGTCTGCACCTCCTGCATCCCAACCTGGCTGTGATCCCTGCTCAGgaactgctgggctgggaggggttggcagctctgagcagccttcTGGGGTTTGCTGCCGAGTACAGCAAAGCCAGGGCTTCCACAGGGTTTCTAATCCCTGTGGATTTTGGGTAGAAAACAAAGGTGTCATGTTGACTGCCAAGTAGGAGCAGAGTTATTTGGAAACAAAGGAGGTTTTTAAGTCTGGTGGGGTTTTCTGAACTTCTAAATGTCACAGGCTTAAGAAGTGAAGTCTAAGTGCACATTTCCTCTCCAGCATATCTTCTACAACTCTCTTTACCTCCTGAGGATGTGTTCTGGGGTGACACTGAGAGGGAGCAAGGCCCAACGTGTAGCACCAAGTGCAGCCCCTCTACTTCCTGAGCAGGGGGGTGGGGTAGAGAGGGGCAAGTGTTCCAGGTCCCCTTGGGGCTTTCACAAGACCAGGGCAATGCTGAGGCTGCTTGTCACCTTCCTCCAGCCTTTAggaccaggttggatggggctttgagcaacctggtctagtggaaggtgtccctgcaaaTGGCAAGGGtattggaacaagatgagctttaaggtcccttccaaccccaaaccattctgtgactctatgaAAGGCACTAAAGCTGTGGTGCTGTGAGGTGAGGGGCAGCAAGATGCCTGTCTGAAGTGGGTGCTGCTGAGTTCACCCAGAATTTGGCTGGCACTGCTTCCTCACCCCATCATTGAAGCCTATTTGCTGTCTAACAGCCTTTTAGCTCTGCCATTCTGCTGGGGATAATGCTTCTCCTGGGAGAAAACACTTTCATCTGGAAAACTGGTGCATTCGTAGATGCTCTTGTCTTTGATGTTCTAGACTGTGTTACAAATTATGATACACATTAGTGTTTGATTAAGACTTCCCCTCTTTTGAAGCTGAGGATGATACACAACCAGGTGCTGGTTCATTAATACTGGATCAAAGTGCACATAAGCTTTTGGATTAAACATTCTCCCCGTTTAGGAGTAATCAtgtttataatttcttttttcctgtgattgATTCAGGATGAGCATAGGTGTGTTTGTAGAGAGATGGGACAGTGGGTAGAGCAGGTTCCTGGTTGGCTGCAGGTTACTTTGCTCTCCTGGCCAGTCCCAGTCCCAAGCTGGGGTCTGGTTGTGCAGGTCCTGCCTTGCTGTAAACTCCCAGACCTGGGAAGGGTGCTTTGTGCTGGTTTAGAGTTTGTGTTTTAAAAGCTCAGGAATAGAAAGAAATGGCTGCTAGCACTGGTGCAGGAAGGAACAGCTGAGTCCTGTGTGGCTGTGGAGGGTGGCTGAGCTGCACAGTCACCTCTGGGTGGCTTTTGGTGGCCCTCAAGGTGGCAGCCTTGTAGCAAAGCATTGAAGATAAGGCAGCATGAAGTAGCCAGAGGAAACTTGAGAAATCCCCAggaatcctagaatggtttggcttggaagggacctcagagatcacctagttccaactcccctgccatgggcgacaccttccactagatcagggGCTGATATCAGTGAGAGAAAATTCAGTAAAGATGTGGATGAAGAGCAGTACTTTGAGTGCCATCTCCCCTCACCCAGCTGTCTTAAAACTGGATCCTTGTCTAAACAACTCCTTCAGGCAGGGAATTagctctgcagggagccctGCATCCCACCTTGGACTCCTGGGTTGCCTTGGAAGAGCCTTTTGCTCTATTGATGGGAGCTGGAGCCCCAAGTCACCGagatggctgcagccagggcagcacagaccCCTCTTCTGCAGGAGAAATTAAACACACAGCAGCAATACTGCAGAGAGGGACCTGGGGGAGATAGTGGAGCATGGAAAAAATACTGAGCAGCAGCATAACAGGATGCtgttacaaaagaaaaaaaaccctcaccaTGTTATAGTGTTATTCTGGGTTGTGAGAGTACAACTGTCATATCTGAGACAAGGAGGTGATAATCCCCCCGTGCTGGGGTCTCAGGGGTCTTGGCTGGGGCCTGTTTGGGCTGCTGCATGTGGAGACAGGGCTAAATTGGAGTGAGTGTGGGAGTGGAGAGCTGGGGTGATAAGAGATTGAGGGGAAAATGACCTCTGAAGAAGGCCTGAGGGTTATTTCTTCTAGGCAAGATATGGTGGGGGAGAAAGGGGTACGAGGGATGTGATAACAGCCCTCCAGCACACAGGAGGCTGCTCATGGGGGATGCTGGCTGGCTCCTCTCACAGCTTCCATGGGAGCAGGGATAGAGAGGCTTAATTTGCAGTAGGGAAGATTTCACTTAGATATTAAGAAAATACTCTTTAGCTGTAAGGACATCAAGCATCTGGACAAGCCTGGGAGGCTGTGGAATCTTCTCAGAGATTTGTAAATGCAGATCAGAAAAACACCAGCTCCCATCCATCCTCATGGGCTAGGTGAGGAGCTTCTGGGAGCTGGGCTCTTTCCAGGGCTTCTGGTGGGGTGTCCTGCAAACCTGCCAGTGCCCCAGGATGGCTGTTGGGGGGTGATTAAAGCCACTCATTTTCCTCAGGGGGGAAAGGGGATGGTGATATCTGCCTGTCTCTTTGATGCAAGGAGCACCTTTGACAGAGTATTTTGGCatctctgtgccagtgctgagccagccctgctgagactGTGGGACATGGGATGGGCCAGCACCTCTGTGTGGGTGTGGGAGAGGGAATAAATCCTGCACGAGAGGCTGGTGTTATTTTAGCCCCATATTATGAGGTGATGCTGTTTTCCTGAGCCCCTGTGTGACAGATCCCTGTGGATCTGACCCCTGTGCTaatccctgcagctggctgagaggctgaagctctgtgaccctctgctcctggagatgccagagcaggagcaggcactggAGCCTGactggctggagcagctccgaGCCTGCTGCCAGGAGTGGGAGGTAAGGAGGGGCAGTGggacagctgctctgtgctgtgctctgtctgcaggagcatctcctcctcttccctgagccccaggggatggagggtcagaagctgctgctcttctctgccTGTGAGCTCTGAGATGTGGTCTCTGCTCTGGGACCTGCAGATTCAGAGGGAGCAAGGGGCTTGCAGTGcctgagggctgcagagctTCCCACAGGGCAAAACTCTCTTTGATTTGGCTCaaggagggcaggcaggggctggtggGGGAGTGATGGTCTCCCTTTGCAGGGAGGACATTGCAGAGCTCACTGGTGGGGTGTCAGCTTGTGGGTGTACTCTGGGGTCTTTTACCTATGGTCTGGTGCTTGGATTAATGCTCTTCCATTCAGATTTCACAcctgctttttggttttgtggccTTTTCCATCTTgtttcccctcctgcctgctctcaggggtgctgcagcccctctgagctGGTGTGGGtctctcctgcagcctggggtgggCTATGAGCCCCAGATCCACGAGCACTGTGCTTTCCTTTGCATTAGCTTTGTGATTGCCTTAGTTTTTGTCCTGTTCCACCCTTTTCCCTGTCCATTTTACCATGTTTCACCTCTGCAGGTGGAAGATGATCTTCCTCCAGAGGTGGCAcctgctcagctggagctgccctgtgctgttcTACCAACAGCAggtaaataaaaaagcagcaggcTGTGGTCACCTCAGTGGGCTCTCCCTGCGTGGAACTGtgctgccatgggctgggaagcagcttcCCAGTCCCTGGAGTTTTTACCAGCAGCAACTCCTTGCCCCTTGCATTCCCCCAGAGCTcaaaggctgctcctgcctggatgCATCCCTCAGGCATGGGCTGCAAAGTGAGGGTTCTGTACAAAGTCTGAGTAATTGGGCCTAATTACCACAGCTTCGGGGTCCCTCTGGGTGCCGTGGGAGGAGAAGAGCAGCTGGGGGTGGGTGCTGGATGAGCCTCCCAGCTGAGCCTCAGGGGAgacagccccattcccaggcAGTCCTCTGAGGGTGCAAACTGGAGCTGAACTAAAGGGATTTCACACTTAGACAGCAAAGGATTCAGGAAGGAGCTCAtcctcctctgtgccaggctgcaggatgcctgctgctgcagaatcagcgtttctccttccctgctgcctctctgaTCCCTTTGCTTCACCCTTTGGTGACCCCAAGAGTCCAGAGACATCAAGAGGAGGGGCACAGCCATCCCCTGGTGCCAAGGGAAGAGCAGGGGggcttttctttcccagctgGACAGGCATCCATTGGGATGTCCCACTGAGGAGAAGTCAGGGGGAGGTGTTGCTTCACATCCAGCTCCACCAGCAGGATGCCCCTGCTCCTTGGATGTGCCTTTGACTGGGAGTGCTGGCACTGAAGTGTGGAGAGCAGAGGCTGGTGCAGACAGGATGAAACACAACTAATTCCTTCAAGCCGTTGCTTCCTatcagctttccctgctgctgccaaatTCCTTTTCAAAGAGCTCTCCCAGGCAGTAAAAAGGATCATCAATCCTGATTGCCTTCTGCTGCTATCAGGGCTCAGACTATGATCTTCCTTCCCTGGAAGGAAACTGCAAGTGTGATGATCCCATTGGCTTGgcttctctgagcagccaggtCTGCTCCATGTGGTCTCCACAGCTCACCTTCCCTGTGCTTGGCCCTTTCCTTCATGGTGAAGGCCATCCAGAGCCACCACCTGAGGGACCTGCATGCAGAGAAGGCTGGCTTGGTGCTGAATCCATCCATCTTGGAAAGACAAAGCCCAAATcaggtgccaggctgggatccaCGTGGTCCTCCCCGACTTGTTCCAGCTGAGCCTGCCAGGCAGCCTGAGTTTGAGCATCCATCCTCCTCCTTGTGGATCTTGAGCATCTCCAGGCCATGTGGGAGCAGCTCATGGGTGTGAAGCCAATCCTCAGTGGGCTGGAGGTGATGCTGGCAGCAAAGCAAAGGGTTTGATAGCATCAAGAGGTGCCCTAATCCTTCCCTGTGGGATCTGGGTCCTGCCTCCCAGCAATGGGAGAGGAGTTTCCCAGTGCCCAGTGTTTctggcaggaggctgctgagctggaatGGGCAGGACACACACCTGGGGCCAATGTGTGTGTGAAATAAAACCAATCCTGCTCGCTCAACTTGcctttcaaacaaaaaaatcccaaccctgAATAAATCTGCCTAGAGCAAGGAACTCATCCgtgggtgctgctgtggaacGGGAATGAAAGCTACCTGCTGTATATTTCCTGCTCAGGGTGTGCAGCAGGAGTGGGGGAAAAGGCTGGAGACCTCAGCCTTCTTTGAGCTGCTGGTGTGTGCTGCCTGTGGGCCCTTTGCTTCCATAGCATTCCCCTTCTGAGTTCATTTGTAGCCTCAGGTACATTCccagcattaaaaaataattcccccAGTCTTTCCAACCCCACCTTCCTTGAAACCTCTGGAAGGTTCcttttgctgtgctgtgtcctAACTCCTCCCTTGCCTGGTCCCTGAAGCCTTTCCTCactcccccagctcctgctgatgTTTAATGGAGAAGGGGAGAAATCTGTGCAACAGCCCGATAGAATTATAAACATTACAAAAATTGTAAACTCCTgaggtgtggggttttttttggcagatGAAGAGCCTGGCAATGAGCTTCCCCAGAGTGAAAGCTACCAGTACGACCAGTGGTTTGAGCCTGTGCCATCCCAGGGACTGAGGCCCCAGGAGGACGTGTCCCCGAGGTCTCCAGCACCTGCTCAGGTGGTGGCATCTCCGCTGCCCAGCCTTGGGAGAGACCTGCAGccccctgtgctcagccaggAGACACCTGCCCCTCTGGCAGGGGGTGGTGCTGAGCCCCCTccacagccagtgctgccagcaggtgAGTGCTGCAGCCTTGTTTCCCTGCAGAAACCACAggatcccaggatggtttgtgTTGGGAAAGGATGGCAAAGGTCATCTGGTTCCAACCCgtgtgtttgcaggggtcttagggtgagggaagagatgagaatgttgactccatgtttcagaaggctgatttattattttatgatatatattacattaaaactatactaaaagaatagaagaaaggatttcatcagaaggctagctaagaatagaaaaagaaagaatgataacaaaggcttgtggctgactgagacagtctggacagctgggctgtgattagCCATGAATTAGAAACAGccacgagaccaatcacagatgcacctgttgcattccccagcagcagataaccattgtttacattttgtttctgaggcctctcagcttctcaggagaaaaaatcctaaggaaaggatttttcaaaaaatatggctacaggacaccttccacccagggacaccttccactagaccaggtccCATTCCAGAGGtggtgcagccacagctgctctgggcagcctgtgccagggctttcccaccctcacagcaaggaatttcttccttaaaaGTTGCCTTTGAGATGCACCAGTTCAGCCTCACCACTTACTCCCTgatgctggcagggacaggggccaGAATGGCCTTTTGCATCTCTTGGGGGGACATCTTGGCCACCACATGggtggctctgctctggagaggGCCATGGTAGAAGCTCTGGAAATAGCTCTGATGGATAAATCCATAGCTCCACAGATCAAACCTTGACTGtgtccttccctttcctccacaggagaagctgaggagCCCTGGGGTGCCAGGCTGTCCCCTGTAGAGCAGGTGAGTCAGAGGAGCCAGAGAGACCATCCCACTGAGGgtcctggctggagctggggtgTGTTAGCCCATCCTTCCATGCACTGAATTCACATGGAATCTCCCCATCATGGTGCCAGCTGTTCCCTTGGGTGaaagctgtgccctgctgtgttAAGGGGTCCTTGGGGATGCTCCCCACTAATCTGGGTGAGCAGCAGTCCCAGGGGGGCTCTGACCATGCTcagtgcagctcctgtgggAACAGCACGTGGCAGCTTCCATGTCTGATGGCAGGAGGAGTTACCAGCCAGGACTCGGACTCTCTCAGACACCTCCACTGTCTCGCTGGGGGACAGCCAGCCCTCCTTGGACAGCGCAGCTGAGGACACTGctgaggagcaggcagaggccATGAAGCCAGAGGAGGACAAGGTGAGCATGCCAGAGCCACCATGAGCCTCAtgcacccagccctgtccctggaaAAATGGTGCCCACTCCCAGCAGGCACCTGGCATCCACTTATCCCTTTCCACTCTTTTCCTTCATTCCCCAGAGCTCTGGATTCAGGTGGTTTGGCTGGTTTCGGTCGAAACCCACCAAGGAAACTTCTCCCAAAGCTGAGTCCGACACAGGCTCAGACTCTCCCACATCAGGACCACAGGTAGGGGACAAAAAGCCATCCTGTCTCTGGTGACATGCAGGGTGCAGCTGTGAGAATGGGTGACACATCTCCCCATTTCTCCCTGTCCTCATGCAGGGGCCATGGCCATTCCATgtggggggacatggggactgGGAGCCCTTTTAGCCTGGAAGTGAATCCTTGAATAACAATAACTGTAAATTCATATAGCCTCTTTCATATATATGATATAAATTTATATAGCCTCCTTCAGCCATGAGGTCATCCATCCAAACTCTGCAGGGATCCCTCACCCTCCGCTGGAGcggaacacagcagctgtgagcagcagtgctctggcagggtttgggaggtgcagggaagggaaaaccTCTTTAATTGGAAGTGCAGCAGCGAGGGGGAAGCAGCCATGCGTGGTCACCCCAGACCTAGCCAGCTCCTAAGGGCATCACATCCCTGATGGCTTGGAGCTTGGAGCGAGAACCTCCCCTGGAAATGTCTTCCTGGTAGAGAAGGATCTACAGTCCCAGAGCAAAAACACTTTGGGATATTCTTCTCAAACTAGCAGCAGATGAAGAACAGAAGGGGAGCCATGCACCTTGGCCCCTCACGCTGTACCCAGGCTTGGtgtccagctcctgcctgatTTTAAACCCTCAGGCTGGTTTAGCTTTGTGCCCGAGTTGCTTGCCTGACCCTGTAGCCCCTCCTTATCTGggtttcctgcagctcctggggtacctctgcagcaggagggatgcAGGATGGGCACCCCAAAAGCCTGGTGTGATATCTGGTGCAGAGGTCTTCTCCCAGCTCAAGGAGCTTCTGCTCTAAATGGGTGGATGTGATTTCAGGAGCGAGCATCACCATCCCCACCCATTCCCCCTCTGGCAGCTGGAACAAACCCTTTGGCTCAGCCTCTCTCCAGAAATCCTGGTAAATACCTCACAGTTCCCCTCACCTCTCTCTCCCATCGCCCTTTAACAAGTTTCTCCTCCTTATTTTAAATTGGCTTTTGTTTTTGGTTGCTGGCCCTAGGAGGAATGGAGGGTGAAAGCACCTTTGCTGTTAGTTCAGTGTCTGCAGAGGTGAAAGGCTCATGGGATGGAAGGCAGTCATCAGGACAGCAGgtgaggaggggagggaagtgTACCTGTGTGTGATAGTGGCCAGGACGCCTCTCTGCTTGGGGTGTCTGATAAGTTTCTCTCTCTTTGGTCCCTCCAGGCTGTCTACCATGGACCTCTCCCACCAGTGGCTTCAGTTCCTCTCTTCAACCCTGCCCAGGTCGCTCAGGTGAGAGCATTTTTATGAGGGTGGTGCTGCATGACACCTGGGGTGGCTCCTGATTTTGGGGTGGGGCCAGATTTCAGGTGATCTGCTGTGGGCAAGGGGGTTTAGGTGATACCAGTTGTGGGAATAAGGGTTTTTTATAAGTAAATCAATGGTGGGAGGACAGCAATGGAAGGTTGTGATGAATGAGTGAAATGTAGGGAGGATGGTTGTGGTTGCATCCTGACGATGGCAAAGCAACATTTTGGGGTACAGCCCATTGCTCACGCCACCTCTCTTTCTGTTTCCCAGCTTCCTGCCCGACCCACCCAACCCAGGCTGCTTTCCCGGCATCGCTACCCCAACCCACTGTGAGGTGGTgggtggggacagcagagaCCAATTACACAAAgtttttttaaccaaaatgGTGTTTGTGGTTATTTTGGATGGAGTAGGAATGGTTGGGCTTGCTTGGTGGAGGGTGTTGTAAAATAAAGGGGAGGTTTCTGAGTTTAAAAGTCAGTAACTGGGGGGTGTGAGGCTGGTGAATAATCTGGTGATTCAGGGAGAACACGGGCCTCTACTTTTACAAAATTTAGGTGTGGTTTGAATACTTCATTGTTATCATCCCTTATGTGTGGTTCCTGAAGTCCACTCCAGTATTTCCTTTTACCTTTCTTTGCTAACATTTAGGTATTTACACATTGACATTTAAATGAAATCCCCTCTCCACTCACTCACCCCTTCCTCATAAGCGACATGCGCCTTAATCTTTGTTGCCCTCTGCTGGGCTCCAGGTTTGAGGGGTTGAAGTCAGGAATAAGTAGAGGGTAATAGAAGTCAGTAATAAGTAGGGTGGAACACTGAGCTGtgtggggaaggaaaggagggtgggagaggggaaaggtAATGAGTGGTGGAAGGATGGCGAAAAAGTGAAAGTGAAAAAGGGTGTCCGGGGGAGAGTAGTCTGAATTGGGTTATGGGGCGCTGCCCCACCTCACCCATTGGACTCAGCGCGCCGGCCGTGAGTCTGTCTCAAAGCACCGCGGGGCCATGAGCATCCGCCGGGGCTCCCCGTGGAGGAACCGCCGCGGCTTCTCCTGCCCGGGCCGGCCCGCGCGGCGCCCCCCCTTGCTGGTGGCTCACCCGCCCGTCGCGGGCGGGGCCCTGCTGGGGCCGCGGGCGGCCCTTCCCTCAGACCTTCCCCGAGGCGGGGCGCGGGTGACGCGCACCCCGTGGGTGGCCTCGGCAGTGAGCTTCCCCCGGACGCTGATTCCCGCGCTTCCGCCACTATATAAAGGCTCACCGAACTGGCTGCTTCTAACTTAGGGTGAGACGCTGCTTTTACCGGCGTGCATTGCGGTTATATGCTGATCAAGAATCGCCCATTGGTCGGAAGGGGGCTGAGGGCGTGTCGCGGTGTGAGGGTTAAAGCGCAGGCTCATGGTGGGGGGGGTGAGGTGTCGCCT
This DNA window, taken from Melospiza georgiana isolate bMelGeo1 chromosome 9, bMelGeo1.pri, whole genome shotgun sequence, encodes the following:
- the SEC16B gene encoding protein transport protein Sec16B — protein: MEPWAPGHSPQPRERPAARGSWAEGLPGPPAPLRRHLLQAGPAPRPGSWHGRHGPALPWDEGQHPHGDSTYRPASRADSTYPSRPHARQSYEDPHWQYPAAGNRDGYSYQSHQWQPVAWQDDRDLRQGESHGKSYRDQHYYRGYHPNLATGPPGHDRTYNFYEQSYTSTARREGALSSDSGEAGGWSKEPGLCALPPLQPSLLLQYQESGLSSSSHELSQYIRDGADDYSPGMGSWNMGPTGEPSVSTPPPAVPLKFPQLHTALCFGAGGHLVLVCPHHPAERQLPRVELHSLEAILHGTEELEELQAFPGPLAREDLHKVDVMTFCQKKINTGCDLSTQRGRDSSLLWKLLVLLCRQNGSMVGSDAAELLMQDGRRQDRYRRQEPAANLLGMADDEWAQRQPLDLITGELPPVVETQAQIVEKFTKLLYYGRKKEALVWAMRNQLWGHALFLSSKMDPRTYSWVLTGFTSTLATNDPLQTLFQLMSGRIPQAALCCGDATWGDWRPHLAVMLSNKAADTELNHRAIVTMGDTLASKGAVEAAHFCYLMADVPFGYFGAKADRMALLGSSHRQAFSQFARTEAIQRMEIFEYCQQLRQPESFLLPFQVYKLLYASRLADHGLPAQALQYCELVATALLRRDPAAHPVLARQVVRLAERLKLCDPLLLEMPEQEQALEPDWLEQLRACCQEWEVEDDLPPEVAPAQLELPCAVLPTADEEPGNELPQSESYQYDQWFEPVPSQGLRPQEDVSPRSPAPAQVVASPLPSLGRDLQPPVLSQETPAPLAGGGAEPPPQPVLPAGEAEEPWGARLSPVEQEELPARTRTLSDTSTVSLGDSQPSLDSAAEDTAEEQAEAMKPEEDKSSGFRWFGWFRSKPTKETSPKAESDTGSDSPTSGPQERASPSPPIPPLAAGTNPLAQPLSRNPGGMEGESTFAVSSVSAEVKGSWDGRQSSGQQVRRGGKCTCAVYHGPLPPVASVPLFNPAQVAQLPARPTQPRLLSRHRYPNPL